One genomic segment of Actinomycetota bacterium includes these proteins:
- a CDS encoding BldC family transcriptional regulator gives MTGRGADIEQLLTPSEVAALFRVDPKTVTRWAKAGKLTSIRTLGGHRRYRATEVQALLEVQGPLAVNGA, from the coding sequence GTGACTGGTCGCGGAGCGGATATCGAGCAACTGCTCACTCCATCAGAGGTCGCAGCCCTCTTTCGGGTCGATCCCAAGACGGTGACCCGATGGGCGAAGGCTGGCAAGTTGACCAGCATCCGCACCCTCGGCGGACACCGCCGCTATCGGGCCACTGAGGTCCAGGCTCTTCTGGAAGTTCAGGGCCCGCTGGCAGTGAACGGCGCCTAA
- a CDS encoding DUF3073 domain-containing protein, which translates to MGRGRAKAKQTKVARALKYGGPQTDFDRLQAELAGGEVTAAYVAEITVEEVEEDQDEDPYAKYYEQDDEDEADER; encoded by the coding sequence ATGGGGCGCGGCCGAGCTAAGGCTAAGCAAACGAAGGTTGCCCGTGCCCTGAAATATGGGGGCCCGCAGACCGATTTTGACCGTCTCCAGGCTGAACTTGCCGGAGGCGAGGTGACGGCTGCCTATGTCGCCGAGATCACCGTAGAAGAAGTCGAAGAGGACCAGGACGAAGACCCCTACGCGAAGTACTACGAACAGGACGACGAAGACGAGGCTGACGAGCGCTGA